A window from Triticum aestivum cultivar Chinese Spring chromosome 6D, IWGSC CS RefSeq v2.1, whole genome shotgun sequence encodes these proteins:
- the LOC123145547 gene encoding probable histidine kinase 6: protein MGSSSKLGEGMEEKGGRVGMGKYAARRGWRRLAAVAWLVAAVACSAAVHWQLRRETMERAEERLVSMCEERARMLQEQFGVTVNHVHALAILISTFHFEKNPSALDQDTFAKYTARTSFERPLLNGVAYAQRLFPHEKETFERQHGWIMRTMNREGAPLQDEYAPVIFSQDTVSYLARMDMMSGEEDRENILRARETGKPVLTNPFRLLGSNHLGVVLTFAVYRPDLPADASVEQRVEATAGYLGGAFDVESLVENLLSKLAGNQDILVNVYDVTNASEPMAMYGSQTPDNKVDLLHVSMLDFGDPFRKHEMRCRYGQKPPMPWSAISNPMGCFVIWMLIGYIICAAWSRYDKVSEDCRKMEELKTQAEAADIAKSQFLATVSHEIRTPMNGVLGMLDMLLGTDLTMTQKDFAQTAQDCGKALIILINDVLDRAKFEAGRLELEEVPFDLRTLTDDVISLFASKLRAKCIELAVFVSDDVPKLVTGDPWRFRQILTNLVGNAVKFTERGHVFVRVSLAENSTMEANRVPNGNLNGKDCKVEPTANGAFNTLSGFQAADERNSWECFKLLLSDKELLSDELEGEKSSQNDSDHVTLMISIEDTGVGIPLHAQDRVFTPFMQADSSTSRNYGGTGIGLSISKCLAELMGGQISFISRPSIGSTFTFSAVVKRASKDTSCDSERSLSEALPTAFRGMKAILVDGKPVRSAVTRYHLNRLGIIVQVVNNMSMGIQAFGKNGATESREKPSMLFIENDMWRPETDIQLSNRLHTLRMNGQAHELPKLILLVTSEADKDKYGSTFNTVMCKPLRASTIASCLQQLLKVDIPARKENQNRPSFLRSLLVGKNILVVDDNKVNLRVAQAALKKYGAKVHCVESGKDAISLLQPPHCFHACFMDVQMPEMDGFEATRQIREMEKKANEIKREQSSSGEGSTFVEWHLPVLAMTADVIQATYEECMKSGMDGYVSKPFDEQQLYQAVSRLVVGTADSAS, encoded by the exons ATGGGGAGTAGTAGTAAATTGGGGGAAGGCATGGAGGAGAAGGGGGGCAGGGTGGGGATGGGCAAGTACGCGGCCAGGCGGGGCTGGAGGCGCCTGGCGGCGGTGGCCTGGCTGGTGGCGGCGGTGGCCTGCTCGGCCGCCGTGCACTGGCAGCTGCGCCGGGAGACCATGGAGCGCGCCGAGGAGCGGCTCGTCAGCATGTGCGAGGAGCGGGCCAGGATGCTGCAGGAGCAGTTCGGGGTCACCGTCAACCACGTCCACGCGCTCGCCATCCTCATCTCCACCTTCCACTTCGAGAAGAACCCCTCCGCCCTCGACCAG GATACTTTTGCAAAGTACACGGCAAGGACATCATTCGAGCGCCCGCTGCTAAATGGGGTGGCTTACGCACAGCGCCTCTTCCCTCATGAGAAGGAAACTTTTGAAAGACAGCATGGATGGATTATGAGGACTATGAATCGAGAGGGTGCACCTCTCCAAGATGAGTACGCCCCGGTGATTTTCTCCCAGGATACGGTCTCCTACCTTGCGCGCATGGACATGATGTCTGGGGAG GAGGACCGAGAAAACATCTTGCGTGCGAGGGAAACTGGCAAACCTGTGTTAACAAACCCATTTCGGCTTCTTGGGTCGAACCACTTGGGGGTAGTACTCACTTTTGCAGTGTATCGCCCTGATCTACCTGCTGATGCATCAGTTGAGCAACGTGTGGAAGCAACTGCTGG CTATCTTGGTGGAGCCTTTGATGTGGAGTCACTTGTGGAAAATTTGCTGAGTAAACTTGCTGGCAATCAGGATATATTGGTGAATGTGTATGATGTCACAAATGCTTCAGAACCTATGGCCATGTATGGATCTCAAACTCCAGATAATAAAGTGGACCTCTTGCATGTTAGCATGCTTGATTTTGGAGATCCGTTTAGGAAGCATGAAATGAGATGCAG GTATGGGCAAAAGCCTCCAATGCCGTGGTCTGCTATTAGTAATCCTATGGGCtgctttgtcatatggatgcttaTTGGGTATATAATTTGTGCTGCATGGTCTCGGTATGACAAAGTTTCAGAGGATTGTAGAAAAATGGAAGAGCTCAAAACTCAAGCAGAAGCTGCTGATATTGCAAAGTCTCAG TTTCTGGCAACTGTATCACATGAAATTAGAACTCCTATGAACGGCGTCCTTG GAATGCTGGACATGCTTTTGGGGACAGATCTGACTATGACTCAGAAGGATTTTGCTCAGACCGCTCAGGATTGTGGCAAAGCGTTGATAATACTGATAAATGATGTCCTTGATCGAGCAAAGTTTGAAGCTGGAAGGTTGGAACTTGAGGAAGTGCCTTTTGATTTGCGAACGCTGACGGACGATGTGATCTCTTTGTTTGCCTCAAAGTTAAGAGCGAAGTGCATAGAG CTTGCAGTGTTTGTGAGTGACGACGTTCCAAAACTTGTCACCGGAGATCCTTGGAGATTTCGACAGATACTGACAAATTTAGTGGGCAATGCAGTCAAA TTCACAGAACGGGGTCATGTTTTTGTGCGGGTCTCTTTGGCTGAGAACTCAACTATGGAAGCTAATCGAGTCCCCAATGGAAACCTCAATGGGAAAGATTGTAAAGTTGAGCCTACAGCTAATGGTGCCTTCAATACTTTGAGTGGGTTTCAAGCTGCGGATGAACGAAATAGCTGGGAATGTTTTAAGCTGTTGCTCTCTGATAAGGAGTTACTTTCTGATGAGCTCGAGGGTGAAAAATCTAGCCAAAATGATTCCGATCACGTGACCTTGATGATAAGCATTGAGGATACAGGTGTTGGTATTCCACTGCATGCACAAGATCGTGTTTTTACGCCTTTTATGCAGGCAGATAGTTCAACTTCAAGGAATTATGGTGGAACTGGTATTGGTTTAAGCATCAGCAAATGTTTGGCTGAACTTATGGGCGGGCAAATAAGTTTTATCAGCCGTCCTTCTATTGGGAGTACATTTACATTCTCAGCGGTTGTGAAGCGTGCATCCAAAGATACTTCATGTGATTCAGAGAGGAGCTTGTCCGAGGCACTACCAACTGCCTTTAGGGGAATGAAGGCGATTTTGGTAGATGGGAAACCTGTGCGTAGTGCTGTGACAAGATATCACCTTAACAGGCTGGGAATAATTGTTCAAGTTGTGAATAATATGAGTATGGGAATTCAAGCCTTTGGGAAAAATGGCGCAACAGAGTCAAG AGAAAAACCGTCGATGCTTTTTATTGAGAATGACATGTGGAGGCCCGAGACAGATATTCAGTTATCAAATCGTCTACATACGCTCAGGATGAATGGTCAGGCGCATGAGCTACCCAAGCTGATCCTTTTGGTCACATCTGAAGCTGACAAGGACAAGTATGGATCCACGTTCAATACTGTGATGTGTAAACCCTTAAGAGCAAGCACAATTGCTTCTTGTCTTCAGCAGTTGCTAAAAGTAGATATACCTGCAAGGAAAGAAAATCAAAATAGGCCCTCATTTCTTCGGAGCCTGTTGGTTGGGAAGAATATATTGGTTGTAGATGACAATAAAGTAAATCTGCGGGTTGCTCAAGCCGCACTGAAGAAGTATGGTGCCAAGGTTCATTGTGTTGAAAGTGGCAAGGATGCTATCTCCCTACTTCAACCTCCGCATTGCTTCCATGCATGTTTTATGGACGTTCAAATGCCTGAGATGGATGG GTTCGAGGCGACTAGGCAAATACGAGAAATGGAGAAGAAAGCGAACGAGATAAAGAGAGAGCAGTCGAGTTCAGGGGAAGGTTCGACATTTGTTGAGTGGCATTTGCCTGTTCTTGCGATGACCGCCGACGTCATTCAGGCGACCTACGAAGAGTGCATGAAATCGGGGATGGATGGCTACGTGTCCAAACCGTTTGACGAGCAGCAGCTATACCAAGCAGTCTCCAGATTAGTGGTGGGAACAGCTGATTCGGCCTCATGA